In Caproiciproducens sp. NJN-50, the following are encoded in one genomic region:
- a CDS encoding GntP family permease: protein MTAFGIIGIILAFALLMYMIMKGFNIYLTVFCCTLVVALTSRMNVYDAYKDYFMTGFTTFFKNYYLIFLTGTLMAKAMEITGGAKSIAKFIIKIMGTEWAFVSVPLACGVLCYGGVSAFVCSFCVFPIALQVFHAADLPRNYIPGALCFGCSTFAMIAPGAVQIHNAVPSTILGTSFMAGAVNGFISCGFMLVAGIALLRIWLQKAKTRGEHFLAKEGDEINEDPNENLPNPVVALIPLVITIFLVNFKINGVNIAKVETGVLGGAVSAVLLMWKFINAKELPKHFADGAAMALFAITNTCAVNGFGGVATNSPVFSIITNAMVNIPGPKLLGLVVGTTVIAGICGSASGGLGIAVPILGPVYVAQGISAATVHRIMALASSALDSLPHNGYIVTVTNGLCHETHRDSYPLTFWLTVVIPLLGSLVGVVLFTLFPNLP, encoded by the coding sequence ATGACCGCTTTCGGCATTATTGGCATCATCCTCGCGTTTGCGCTGCTCATGTATATGATCATGAAAGGGTTCAACATCTATCTGACGGTTTTCTGCTGCACGCTTGTGGTGGCCCTGACCAGCCGGATGAATGTGTACGATGCGTACAAGGATTATTTCATGACCGGCTTCACCACGTTTTTTAAAAACTATTACCTGATTTTCCTGACGGGGACTCTGATGGCCAAGGCCATGGAGATCACCGGCGGCGCGAAGTCCATCGCAAAGTTCATCATCAAGATCATGGGCACCGAGTGGGCGTTTGTGTCCGTGCCTCTGGCCTGCGGCGTGCTGTGCTACGGCGGCGTGTCCGCTTTCGTGTGCTCCTTCTGCGTGTTCCCCATCGCGCTGCAGGTTTTTCACGCCGCGGACCTGCCCCGCAACTATATCCCCGGCGCGCTGTGCTTCGGATGTTCCACCTTTGCGATGATCGCGCCGGGCGCCGTGCAGATCCATAACGCGGTGCCGTCCACCATTCTGGGCACCTCGTTTATGGCGGGCGCCGTCAACGGTTTCATCTCCTGCGGATTCATGCTGGTGGCGGGTATCGCCCTGCTGCGCATCTGGCTGCAGAAGGCAAAAACCCGCGGGGAGCACTTCCTCGCTAAAGAAGGCGACGAAATCAATGAGGACCCCAACGAGAACCTGCCGAATCCTGTTGTGGCCCTGATCCCGCTTGTCATCACCATTTTCCTGGTCAATTTCAAGATCAACGGCGTCAATATCGCCAAAGTCGAGACCGGCGTCCTGGGCGGTGCCGTCTCGGCCGTTCTTCTGATGTGGAAGTTCATCAATGCCAAGGAGTTGCCCAAACATTTTGCGGACGGCGCCGCGATGGCCCTTTTCGCCATTACGAACACCTGCGCCGTCAACGGCTTCGGCGGCGTCGCCACCAACAGCCCCGTGTTCTCCATTATCACCAACGCGATGGTGAACATCCCTGGCCCGAAGCTTCTGGGCCTGGTCGTCGGGACCACGGTCATTGCCGGCATCTGCGGCAGCGCTTCCGGCGGCCTGGGCATCGCGGTGCCGATTCTGGGCCCGGTCTATGTGGCGCAGGGCATCTCGGCCGCCACGGTGCACCGCATCATGGCGCTGGCCTCTTCCGCCCTGGATTCCCTGCCCCACAACGGCTATATCGTCACCGTCACCAACGGCCTGTGCCACGAGACGCACCGCGACTCCTATCCGCTGACTTTCTGGCTGACCGTGGTGATCCCCTTGCTGGGCTCTCTGGTGGGGGTCGTACTGTTCACGCTGTTCCCCAATCTGCCGTAG
- a CDS encoding CaiB/BaiF CoA transferase family protein, producing MKMKEGIVMFLPLEGVKVLDLTYFVAGPGTAKILADWGADVVKVEPSFGDPGRGTGGTMSAPIERGCNPWYTAYNANKRDLSLNLKSEKGLKILDRLLEKSDIFLSSYRTGALRKMGLDYETLHRKHPHIIWAQINGFGDFGPARDNAGFDTVAFWARSGCMIDVAERGTTINPPIGFGDAATSCSLSGGICAALYQKAKTGKGCKVMVSLFAQAIWNTSAEVVSTQYGDEYPKTRKNAVSPVINSYQCSDGQWIFLSILEHDRYYNTLMKVLGRDDLVDDPRFCTAAAGKQNGPALIEVIGGEFIKHTQDEMVKLLTSADIAHERIQHVKDVLDDPQALENKYIVPVANLDGSVTKQAMTPVRFAAEEPASADDIEPTVRCHAPLVGEHSVEILKECGYSDSEVAGLLKENVITVDRY from the coding sequence ATGAAAATGAAAGAAGGAATCGTTATGTTTTTACCGCTGGAAGGCGTTAAGGTCCTGGACCTGACCTATTTTGTCGCCGGCCCCGGCACGGCGAAGATCCTGGCCGACTGGGGCGCGGATGTCGTTAAAGTGGAGCCCAGCTTCGGCGATCCGGGCCGGGGCACCGGCGGCACCATGTCGGCGCCCATCGAACGGGGGTGCAACCCCTGGTACACCGCTTACAACGCAAACAAACGGGACCTTTCGCTGAATCTGAAAAGCGAAAAGGGCCTCAAAATTCTGGACCGGCTGCTGGAAAAGTCCGACATTTTTCTGTCCAGCTACCGGACGGGCGCCCTGAGGAAAATGGGGCTGGATTACGAGACCCTCCATCGGAAGCATCCCCACATCATCTGGGCGCAGATCAACGGCTTCGGCGATTTCGGCCCCGCCCGGGACAACGCCGGCTTTGATACCGTCGCGTTCTGGGCGAGGTCGGGCTGCATGATCGACGTGGCCGAGCGCGGCACTACGATCAATCCCCCCATCGGCTTCGGCGACGCCGCCACCAGCTGCTCCCTCAGCGGCGGCATCTGCGCCGCGCTGTATCAGAAGGCCAAAACCGGCAAGGGCTGCAAGGTCATGGTTTCCCTGTTCGCTCAGGCGATCTGGAACACCAGCGCCGAGGTGGTGTCCACCCAGTACGGCGACGAGTATCCCAAAACGAGGAAAAACGCCGTGTCCCCCGTCATCAACTCCTACCAGTGTTCGGACGGCCAGTGGATCTTCCTGAGCATTCTGGAGCATGACAGATATTACAATACGCTGATGAAGGTTTTGGGAAGAGACGACCTGGTGGACGACCCCAGATTCTGCACTGCGGCGGCCGGCAAACAGAACGGCCCCGCGCTCATCGAGGTGATCGGCGGCGAATTCATCAAGCATACCCAGGACGAGATGGTCAAGCTGCTCACCTCCGCCGATATCGCCCACGAGCGGATCCAGCATGTGAAGGATGTCCTGGACGACCCGCAGGCGCTGGAAAACAAATACATCGTCCCGGTGGCCAACCTGGACGGGAGCGTGACCAAGCAGGCGATGACCCCTGTCCGCTTTGCCGCCGAGGAACCGGCTTCCGCGGACGATATTGAACCCACCGTGAGGTGCCATGCGCCCCTGGTCGGCGAACACTCCGTGGAAATCCTGAAAGAGTGCGGCTATTCCGACTCCGAGGTCGCCGGACTGTTGAAGGAGAACGTCATCACGGTGGACCGGTATTAA
- a CDS encoding SIS domain-containing protein produces MINFDEAKVLQDHKNGIELIPQTEEIVDRICKRGYSNIFYIGIGGTVLYAGQMMHIVKELGATVPFYLENAADFCLEGNPFLNKDSVVVIESVSGDTKEIVEAMEKVHKIGAEIIGYIEKKDSILFKMCDNVINTTGAAYYFWYTVTLRFLKNAGQFDAYDNFFSEIVNMPENAVQIYKDADEDAKAYAEKYCDEPLTYLIGSGNLEDWATCHGMCIMEEMQWMRTRPVSAANFFHGTLEVIERDIPVILIKGEDKTRPEMDRVESFVNQISAKVIVFDTKKFKLNGIRDEFRWILAPIVMRSAFQRVNVHLEHCRRHPLGIRRYYRRLDY; encoded by the coding sequence ATGATCAATTTCGATGAGGCAAAAGTGTTGCAGGACCATAAAAATGGAATCGAACTGATTCCACAGACCGAGGAGATTGTGGACCGGATCTGTAAAAGAGGATATTCCAACATCTTCTATATCGGGATCGGCGGGACCGTGCTGTATGCCGGACAGATGATGCATATCGTAAAAGAGCTTGGGGCCACGGTTCCGTTTTACCTGGAGAACGCCGCTGACTTCTGCCTGGAAGGAAACCCTTTTCTGAACAAAGATTCCGTGGTGGTGATCGAATCTGTCTCCGGGGATACAAAAGAAATTGTAGAGGCCATGGAAAAAGTCCACAAAATCGGGGCGGAAATTATCGGATATATTGAGAAAAAAGATTCTATCCTATTTAAAATGTGTGATAATGTTATTAATACAACCGGGGCCGCTTATTACTTCTGGTACACCGTGACGCTCCGTTTTCTTAAGAATGCCGGACAGTTTGACGCATATGACAATTTTTTCTCCGAGATTGTGAATATGCCTGAGAACGCCGTTCAGATCTACAAGGATGCGGATGAGGACGCAAAGGCATACGCCGAGAAATATTGCGATGAACCGCTTACATACCTGATCGGTTCCGGAAACCTTGAGGATTGGGCCACCTGCCACGGAATGTGTATTATGGAGGAAATGCAGTGGATGCGCACAAGGCCGGTATCGGCGGCTAATTTCTTTCATGGAACGCTGGAAGTGATTGAAAGAGATATTCCGGTCATTCTGATCAAGGGTGAAGACAAGACCCGTCCCGAGATGGACCGCGTCGAGAGCTTTGTGAACCAAATCAGCGCGAAAGTGATTGTATTTGACACGAAGAAATTCAAATTAAACGGAATCCGCGACGAGTTTCGGTGGATTCTGGCGCCGATCGTGATGCGCTCCGCATTCCAGAGAGTAAACGTGCATCTGGAACACTGCAGAAGACATCCGCTCGGAATCAGAAGATACTACCGGAGACTGGATTACTGA
- a CDS encoding sigma-54 interaction domain-containing protein: MAGDSAESERYKYIFNEVLKITDDGFIVVDKNGVVTDINDQYCDFLGKPKSEIVGYPIKKTIKNSKMPDIVTNLYSEELALHKYVSGDTKENDNTFVLVSRSCVYNDQGEVVAGVAQVKFRLQALASAKRMMNEYAELEFYREEYRKSTENAYTFDSIVGGSECFVEKKRAGIKAAQTDFAVLLTGETGTGKEVFARAIHNASSRKDKPMVSINCAAIPAELLESELFGYDEGAFTGAKKGGKKGKFQLANSGTIFLDEIGDMPLCMQAKILRVLQEEEVEPLGGSGPEKVDVRVIAATRKDLNKMIETGEFREDLYYRLNVVNIELPPLRQRREDILDLAKYFLAKLNRQYNQSIVLSGDVKRCFYNYPWPGNVRELNNVIMGAYAICDRLSIDLTDLPAKMAARQRSGQAVHGGKKLSDLVDDYERQLIRQILREKNNNCRLAAEEMGIHRSALYKKIAKLKIKNCV, from the coding sequence ATGGCGGGTGATTCGGCCGAAAGCGAAAGATATAAGTATATTTTCAACGAGGTCCTCAAAATCACGGACGACGGGTTTATCGTGGTGGACAAAAACGGCGTGGTTACCGACATCAACGATCAGTACTGCGATTTTCTGGGAAAGCCCAAATCGGAGATCGTGGGCTACCCGATCAAGAAAACCATTAAAAACTCAAAAATGCCGGATATCGTGACGAACCTGTACAGCGAAGAGCTGGCGCTTCATAAATATGTGAGCGGAGACACCAAGGAAAACGACAACACCTTCGTCCTGGTCAGCCGCTCCTGTGTATATAACGACCAGGGCGAGGTGGTGGCCGGCGTGGCGCAGGTGAAGTTCCGCCTTCAGGCCCTGGCCTCGGCAAAGAGAATGATGAACGAATACGCCGAATTGGAGTTCTATCGGGAAGAGTATCGCAAAAGCACGGAAAATGCCTACACGTTTGATTCCATCGTGGGCGGCAGCGAATGCTTCGTGGAAAAAAAGAGGGCCGGCATCAAGGCGGCCCAGACCGATTTCGCCGTGCTTTTGACCGGAGAAACCGGGACCGGGAAAGAGGTCTTCGCCAGGGCGATCCACAACGCCAGCAGCCGGAAGGACAAACCGATGGTGAGCATCAACTGCGCGGCCATCCCCGCGGAATTGCTGGAGAGCGAGCTTTTCGGCTATGACGAGGGGGCCTTCACCGGCGCCAAAAAAGGCGGGAAAAAGGGAAAATTCCAATTGGCGAACAGCGGTACGATTTTTCTGGATGAGATCGGCGATATGCCCCTTTGCATGCAGGCAAAAATCCTACGGGTCCTTCAGGAGGAGGAGGTGGAGCCCCTGGGCGGGTCCGGGCCCGAAAAAGTGGATGTACGGGTAATTGCGGCCACCCGGAAAGATCTGAACAAGATGATCGAAACCGGGGAATTTCGCGAGGACCTCTATTACCGCCTCAACGTGGTCAACATCGAGCTGCCGCCTCTCCGCCAGCGCCGGGAAGATATTTTGGATCTGGCGAAATATTTTCTTGCCAAGCTCAACCGGCAGTACAATCAGTCCATCGTTCTGTCCGGCGATGTGAAGCGCTGCTTTTACAATTATCCCTGGCCGGGCAATGTCCGGGAGCTGAACAATGTGATTATGGGGGCCTACGCGATTTGCGACCGGCTCTCGATCGACCTGACCGACCTGCCGGCAAAGATGGCTGCCAGGCAAAGGTCCGGCCAGGCGGTGCACGGCGGCAAGAAGCTGTCCGATCTGGTGGACGACTATGAACGGCAGCTCATCCGGCAGATTTTGCGGGAAAAGAACAACAACTGTAGGCTGGCGGCCGAGGAGATGGGGATCCACCGGAGCGCTCTTTATAAAAAAATAGCGAAATTAAAAATTAAAAATTGCGTGTAG
- a CDS encoding PfkB family carbohydrate kinase, which produces MIRTLGIGDNVCDKYLHISTIYPGGNALNVAVFSRMFGAQAAYLGTFGDDMVGKHVYETAAEIGLDLSHCRFEHGNNGCARVQLVNGDRVFLTGNHGGISREKPPALTEMDEEYISGFDLVHTSVYSYLEPQLPAIRRAAKFVSMDFSNRTDDNYLRGCCPYIDCAEISCGDQDEAGIRAAMKKIMDFGCGHIVIATRGSKGAFVQVDGNFYEQSPLLVKARDTMGAGDAFIACFLTNYIDGIKDAVDFGPDSGNRGITTAAEYKDCLIRSSLYRASVFSSAQCQRDGSFGFGKQIDLTEEDRKVMKKESV; this is translated from the coding sequence ATGATCAGAACTTTGGGGATCGGTGATAACGTCTGCGATAAATATCTTCATATCTCAACCATCTATCCGGGCGGCAACGCCCTGAACGTGGCGGTATTCAGCAGAATGTTCGGCGCACAGGCAGCATACCTCGGGACCTTCGGGGACGACATGGTCGGAAAGCATGTCTACGAGACCGCGGCGGAAATCGGCCTTGATCTTTCGCACTGCCGCTTCGAGCATGGAAACAACGGCTGTGCCCGCGTCCAGCTGGTTAACGGGGACCGCGTATTCCTGACGGGCAATCATGGCGGAATCTCCAGAGAGAAGCCTCCGGCGCTGACGGAGATGGACGAGGAGTACATCAGCGGATTCGATCTGGTCCATACGAGCGTGTACAGCTATCTGGAGCCTCAGCTGCCGGCGATCCGGAGGGCGGCGAAGTTCGTATCCATGGATTTTTCCAATCGGACGGACGACAACTACCTGCGCGGCTGCTGTCCCTATATCGACTGCGCGGAGATTTCCTGCGGCGATCAGGATGAAGCCGGGATCCGGGCTGCAATGAAAAAAATCATGGATTTCGGATGCGGACATATCGTCATCGCAACACGGGGTTCGAAAGGCGCGTTTGTTCAGGTCGACGGCAATTTCTATGAGCAGTCCCCCCTCCTGGTCAAGGCCAGGGATACCATGGGGGCCGGAGATGCCTTTATCGCATGTTTCCTGACAAATTATATCGATGGAATCAAAGATGCTGTTGATTTCGGCCCGGATTCCGGAAACCGGGGAATCACGACCGCCGCAGAATATAAGGATTGTCTGATACGCTCAAGCCTTTACAGGGCTTCGGTTTTTTCTTCCGCTCAATGTCAGAGAGACGGTTCCTTCGGATTCGGAAAACAGATCGATTTGACGGAAGAAGATAGAAAGGTCATGAAAAAGGAGAGCGTGTGA
- a CDS encoding BlaI/MecI/CopY family transcriptional regulator — protein MNQLKRLPDTEFEIMKVVWANEPPITTNMVMERLGNERGWKVPTVISLMNRLVKKSFLRTEKNGKERTYFPMVAKEDYLEFETGNFMKLYHENSFLNLVNTLYEGKRLSNSDVEELLKWVKERRN, from the coding sequence ATGAATCAGCTGAAAAGGCTGCCGGACACAGAGTTCGAGATCATGAAGGTGGTTTGGGCGAACGAGCCGCCCATCACGACCAATATGGTTATGGAGCGGCTGGGCAACGAGCGGGGGTGGAAAGTTCCGACCGTTATCTCGCTGATGAACCGGCTGGTCAAAAAAAGCTTTCTGAGGACGGAAAAAAACGGCAAGGAACGGACCTATTTTCCGATGGTGGCGAAAGAGGACTATCTGGAATTTGAAACGGGCAATTTCATGAAGCTGTATCATGAAAATTCGTTTCTCAACCTGGTCAATACCCTGTATGAAGGGAAGAGGCTCAGCAACAGCGATGTTGAGGAGCTGCTGAAGTGGGTGAAAGAACGGAGGAACTGA
- a CDS encoding acyl-CoA dehydrogenase family protein, translated as MNFQFTDEQQMIQQMARDFAGAKLAPIAAELDRTGRFPKEIIAEMADSGFMGINVPEAYGGADMDAVCKVLVVSELARKCASTAEVLAVHTMVSDILRKFGNEAQKKKYLTAAASGKIGAFALTEPGAGSDAASAKTKAVSDGDDYVINGTKCFISNMGPEEGDFVVLVALTDPGKGVKGMSAILVDRGTPGFSLGKTEDKMGIRAASVSELIFEDCRVPKANRLGAEGEGFKIAMIGLDGGRIGMAAQALGICDEAIAASASYMKQRVQFGRPIAALQGLQWYIADMATRTEAARALIMEAADLYDRGLPVSKLASMAKYFASENAVWVTNKALQIHGGYGYMKDYPIERMYRDARIIPLYEGTSEIQKLVIAREAMK; from the coding sequence ATGAACTTTCAATTCACCGACGAACAGCAGATGATTCAGCAGATGGCCCGGGACTTCGCCGGGGCCAAGCTGGCTCCCATCGCGGCCGAGCTGGATCGGACCGGCCGTTTTCCCAAAGAGATCATTGCGGAGATGGCGGACAGCGGCTTTATGGGAATCAATGTCCCGGAGGCCTACGGCGGCGCGGATATGGACGCGGTCTGCAAGGTGCTCGTCGTCTCCGAGCTGGCCCGGAAATGCGCCAGCACCGCCGAGGTTCTGGCCGTGCATACGATGGTTTCCGACATCCTGCGGAAATTCGGAAACGAAGCCCAGAAGAAAAAATATCTGACCGCCGCGGCCTCCGGCAAGATCGGGGCCTTTGCCCTTACGGAACCGGGCGCCGGCTCCGACGCCGCCTCCGCCAAGACCAAGGCGGTTTCCGACGGGGACGACTACGTCATCAACGGCACCAAATGCTTCATCAGCAACATGGGGCCCGAGGAGGGCGATTTCGTCGTGCTCGTCGCGCTGACGGATCCGGGCAAGGGCGTAAAGGGCATGTCCGCCATCCTGGTGGACCGGGGGACCCCGGGCTTTTCCCTGGGAAAGACGGAGGATAAAATGGGCATCCGGGCCGCGTCGGTTTCCGAGCTGATCTTCGAGGACTGCCGCGTTCCCAAGGCAAACCGGCTGGGCGCGGAAGGCGAGGGCTTCAAGATCGCTATGATCGGGCTGGACGGCGGACGCATCGGCATGGCGGCTCAGGCGCTGGGAATCTGCGACGAGGCCATCGCGGCCTCCGCTTCCTATATGAAGCAGCGGGTCCAGTTCGGCAGACCCATCGCCGCGCTCCAGGGCCTGCAGTGGTATATCGCGGACATGGCTACCCGCACCGAGGCGGCCAGGGCCCTGATCATGGAGGCGGCCGACCTGTACGACCGCGGGCTGCCGGTCAGCAAGCTGGCCTCCATGGCGAAATACTTCGCCTCGGAAAATGCCGTCTGGGTTACCAACAAAGCCCTCCAGATTCACGGCGGCTACGGCTATATGAAGGATTATCCCATTGAGCGCATGTACCGGGACGCGCGCATCATCCCCCTGTATGAGGGAACCTCCGAGATCCAGAAGCTGGTGATCGCCAGGGAAGCCATGAAGTAA
- a CDS encoding GntR family transcriptional regulator — translation MGELIRENGTPLYLQLADELRGQIEEGILKENEKILTEKELSAKYDVSRITVRKALEILSDEDLLTRKQGMGTFVTGKKLVRSLNTLMSFSQNCIQNGEKPGTKFLSADIVNAMPNDVKFLSLQKGEKVIRIRRLRYCNDVPVMLEENHFPRKFAFLLSEDLNQPLFSTLAAHHVIMKTGTKKIGICYARKEEAQELGVKENEALLYMRDTCSDTEGSPIYYGKNIINADRYTYILQLNVDEDEK, via the coding sequence ATGGGGGAACTGATAAGAGAGAACGGCACACCGCTTTATCTGCAGCTGGCAGACGAACTGAGAGGGCAGATTGAAGAAGGAATCCTGAAGGAGAATGAGAAGATCCTTACGGAAAAGGAGCTGAGCGCGAAGTACGACGTCAGCAGGATCACCGTGAGGAAAGCGCTGGAAATTCTTTCGGATGAAGATCTGCTCACCAGAAAGCAGGGAATGGGCACGTTCGTGACCGGCAAGAAACTGGTCAGGAGCCTGAATACGCTTATGAGTTTTTCCCAAAACTGCATTCAAAACGGAGAGAAGCCGGGAACAAAATTTCTGTCCGCGGATATCGTCAATGCGATGCCCAACGATGTGAAATTCCTGAGCCTCCAAAAAGGCGAAAAAGTCATACGGATCCGCCGGCTGCGCTACTGCAACGACGTGCCGGTCATGCTGGAGGAAAACCATTTCCCGAGAAAGTTTGCCTTCCTCCTTTCGGAGGACCTGAACCAGCCGCTGTTCAGCACGCTTGCGGCGCATCATGTTATCATGAAAACCGGAACCAAAAAAATAGGGATCTGTTACGCGAGGAAGGAAGAGGCACAGGAATTGGGCGTAAAGGAAAACGAGGCCCTTCTTTATATGAGGGATACCTGCTCCGATACCGAGGGAAGCCCCATCTATTACGGCAAGAATATCATTAACGCCGACCGCTACACCTATATCCTGCAACTGAATGTGGACGAGGATGAAAAATAA
- a CDS encoding sugar phosphate isomerase/epimerase family protein — MNKIRREQISAMNIQYKYYPLTRFLDDTVRSGLSCIELWGAAPHFHPEDMTYRDVKNVRKEIESRALKLVCYTPEQCVYPINLAAPYEAERRRSLKFFEDAIRVAAELGSDKVLVTSGTGYFDGSDLKNAWKYAEENLSMLGEMAKDYGLRLALEVLRHDESNLVYDLKTLSKMLSEINMDSVCGMVDTIPMALAGETPAMYLQALGKKLLHIHFIDGAPRGHLAWGDGILDGKKYLSELEEYGYEGYLSLEITDGRYYMEPWKSIEQSVRQLFPLISK; from the coding sequence ATGAACAAAATCAGGCGAGAACAGATTTCCGCCATGAATATCCAGTATAAGTATTATCCGCTGACACGTTTTTTGGACGACACGGTCCGTTCCGGCCTGTCCTGCATCGAGCTGTGGGGCGCGGCTCCGCATTTCCATCCGGAGGACATGACCTACCGCGATGTCAAAAACGTCAGAAAAGAAATCGAAAGCCGCGCGTTAAAGCTGGTCTGTTATACCCCGGAACAGTGTGTATATCCCATCAACCTGGCGGCGCCGTATGAAGCGGAGCGCCGGCGGAGCCTTAAATTCTTTGAAGACGCGATCCGCGTCGCGGCGGAGCTGGGAAGCGACAAGGTGCTTGTCACTTCCGGGACCGGCTATTTTGACGGAAGCGACCTGAAAAACGCCTGGAAATACGCCGAAGAAAATCTCTCCATGCTGGGAGAAATGGCGAAAGACTACGGCCTCAGGCTGGCGCTTGAGGTGCTCCGGCACGACGAGAGCAATCTGGTCTACGACCTTAAAACACTCAGCAAAATGCTTTCCGAAATCAATATGGATTCCGTGTGCGGGATGGTCGACACCATTCCGATGGCCCTGGCGGGAGAAACGCCCGCCATGTACCTTCAGGCGCTTGGCAAAAAACTTTTACATATCCATTTTATTGACGGCGCGCCCAGAGGGCATCTGGCCTGGGGCGACGGAATTCTGGATGGGAAGAAGTATCTGTCCGAACTGGAGGAATACGGCTACGAAGGATATCTCTCCCTCGAGATTACCGACGGGAGGTATTATATGGAGCCCTGGAAGTCCATAGAACAAAGTGTGCGGCAGCTTTTTCCTTTAATTTCAAAGTAG
- a CDS encoding M56 family metallopeptidase: protein MREFLTALIECSVSMSALALVFMALIPTLSKRYAAKWIYYAWLVIVIGLIVPFRVRFHTVFIRADAIPSPLRQVLPRTAGNAAAAQVVTANQGFPAVPWVPAVLALWLAGAAAFLLYHGLRHARFLMMVKRWSEPADDPQMLEALESIKRDMGIAGRVRLQLCPCVSTPMMTGFRDPVLLLPRSRFSMDELPYILRHEMVHFKRKDLWFKSLVILATALHWFNPVVYLVARAVALQCEISCDAEVVSGIGLDGRRRYSETILGAIKRQSNLQTVFSTNFYSGKAGMRKRIFSIMDTKKKKVGVVVLCLILIGTLGTGAALAAGNQGESEPGSSRQGSVSSIQTIAGKWAEAVKKRDGKAQYDLLSPKCQSAVYDAYDSNGWTTGTSSPWVESYEVSAYQNGATVTYQYATSTGFAGAYEQALSFVNQNGKLCIDGFSDPEEVPQAGSNAASDPKGKAFLDSADGSSFQQTANRFVKAYLIGDVREMKRNLSDPGSNQNDFSMDGKTVNWKSLTLKLDSKEIGENTVSAEYEIALAETGGFQKLYLNMGKIHNEWKINSYKIEK from the coding sequence ATGCGCGAATTTTTAACGGCGCTGATTGAATGCTCCGTTTCCATGTCGGCGCTTGCGCTTGTCTTTATGGCCCTGATCCCGACGCTGTCAAAACGGTATGCCGCAAAATGGATTTATTACGCATGGCTGGTCATCGTGATTGGGCTGATCGTTCCGTTCCGGGTCCGTTTTCACACAGTATTCATCCGGGCGGATGCCATTCCGTCCCCGCTCCGGCAGGTTCTTCCCCGGACTGCCGGAAACGCCGCTGCCGCCCAAGTTGTGACGGCAAACCAGGGTTTTCCGGCGGTCCCCTGGGTTCCGGCCGTTCTTGCCCTGTGGCTGGCGGGTGCCGCCGCTTTCCTCCTGTACCACGGATTGAGGCATGCGCGTTTTCTCATGATGGTAAAACGATGGAGTGAACCGGCTGACGATCCGCAGATGCTCGAAGCGCTGGAGAGCATTAAAAGGGATATGGGGATCGCAGGGCGGGTGAGATTGCAGCTATGCCCCTGCGTTTCCACCCCGATGATGACGGGATTCCGGGATCCCGTCCTTTTGCTGCCCCGGTCCCGCTTTTCTATGGACGAGCTGCCGTATATTCTCAGGCATGAGATGGTGCATTTCAAGCGGAAAGACCTATGGTTCAAGAGCCTGGTGATTCTTGCAACCGCACTTCACTGGTTTAACCCTGTGGTTTACTTAGTGGCGAGGGCCGTCGCGTTGCAGTGCGAAATCTCATGCGATGCGGAAGTCGTGAGCGGAATTGGTTTGGACGGCAGGCGGCGATACAGTGAAACCATACTGGGCGCAATCAAAAGGCAGTCAAACCTGCAGACGGTGTTCTCAACCAACTTTTACAGCGGCAAGGCAGGGATGAGGAAAAGGATTTTCTCCATTATGGATACAAAAAAGAAAAAAGTCGGAGTTGTTGTTCTTTGCTTGATCCTCATAGGAACTTTGGGAACCGGGGCGGCGCTTGCCGCAGGTAATCAGGGAGAGAGCGAACCCGGTTCATCCCGGCAGGGCTCCGTGAGCTCGATCCAGACGATTGCCGGGAAATGGGCGGAGGCGGTTAAAAAGCGCGACGGAAAAGCACAATACGACCTGCTGAGTCCGAAGTGCCAGTCCGCCGTTTATGACGCATACGATTCAAACGGCTGGACCACCGGCACATCCAGCCCGTGGGTGGAAAGCTATGAGGTTTCAGCGTATCAAAACGGCGCCACGGTTACGTATCAATATGCCACCTCGACCGGCTTTGCAGGCGCTTACGAACAGGCCCTGTCCTTTGTAAATCAAAACGGTAAGCTCTGCATCGACGGTTTCTCCGATCCGGAGGAAGTCCCTCAGGCTGGATCAAACGCCGCGTCCGATCCGAAAGGAAAAGCGTTTTTGGACAGCGCAGACGGAAGCAGTTTCCAGCAAACCGCAAACAGATTTGTAAAAGCCTATCTGATCGGGGATGTCAGGGAAATGAAAAGGAATCTCTCCGATCCGGGAAGCAATCAGAACGATTTCAGTATGGACGGCAAAACCGTGAATTGGAAGTCGCTGACCTTAAAACTTGATTCAAAAGAGATTGGAGAAAACACGGTATCCGCAGAATATGAAATTGCTTTGGCCGAAACCGGCGGTTTTCAGAAACTCTATTTAAATATGGGGAAAATCCATAACGAATGGAAAATAAACTCTTATAAGATTGAAAAATAG